The segment TGCCAAAAGCGCCGCTTATTGAGTCGAACTACGTGGCATCGGAGTTTGGCCTATTCGACATGCTACGCAGCTGGTCCTCGCCTGAGAACAAATACTACTTGGCCCTACTGGTCAATTGCGCCGGTATAACACAAGCATCGCTAAGCGTGAGGACTGATCCAACTACCATGGCCAGAATCCTCAACGTCAATCTGATGAGTTGCGTTAGTCTCTGCAACATGGCCATCAAACATATGGTGCGAGATCGCAAGTTCGTGCGGAGAAATCCAAGTATCATCAACATAGGATCCATCCTGGGAACCGAGAGCTCCCCGGTAGTAGCTGGTACTTCTCTCTACGCTGCTTCCAAGGCTGCATTGAACCATTATTCCAGAGTTCTGTCCGAAGAGATTTCCGGACTGGATATCGCGGTTGAAACAGTTAATCCCGGGCTAGTTCCCCAAAGCGATATGATCAAGATGCTCGATATCAGTATCCAGGAGCAACTACGGCACTCAATGGGTCCTGAAAGCACCTCTACGGAGAAGATAGCCTCCATTATATGGGATCTCTATAccagagcttgaaagtCACGTGATATCTGAACTATGTGTCGCCTTGTACGAACAATTCCTCCCATGCCGTCCGAGACGATAAAcgatgaaaaaaaaattttccCATCTTCCTCGTGGTTGTCCGTCTTTATAAAGAAGAGTGAACTCATCACTTTTACCAGATATTGTTGTTGGCGAATTGCGGTCGTTTCCTTTGCCCAATTGCAAGCATTCCCTAGACCATCATATCGCCATGCTTATTTACAAGGATATTTTCTCCAACGACGAATTGTTGTCCGATGCCTATGACTTGAAAGAGGTCGATGGTGTTATCTACGAAGCTGACTGTACTATGGTCAAGGTCGGTGGTGACAACATCGACATTGGTGCCAACCCATCTGCTGAGGGTGGTGACGAGGATGTCGATGACAACACCGAAGTTGTCAACAACGTTGTCCACTCCTTCCGTTTGCAACCAACCGGCTTCGACAAGAAGTCCTTCCTGACCTACATCAAGGGCTACATGAAGGCTGTCAAGGGCAAATTGCAGGAATCCAACCCAGATGCCGTTCCAACTTTCGAGAAGGGCGCCCAAGCTTACGTTAAGAAGGTCATCGGTTCTTTCAAGGACTGGGAATTCTACACTGGTGAATCCATGGACCCAGATGCCATGGTCATCATGTTGAACTACCGTGAGGACGGTGTCACTCCATTCGTTGCTATCTGGAAGCATGGTGTTgttgaggaaaagatcTAGACGGCCTTCATCTCCGCTTCTTTCACGCCACTCCTCTGGATACGATGTTGAGACTGGCTGCTGATCAAAGTATTAGGATTTAAAGTTACGTACACTCTCGAGGTCCTCTAGACCCAGATTATAATATACTTGTTACTATTCATCTGCTTCACGTGATGGCAGGGCCTTGTTTTAAAGATCAAAGACTATCTGTAGCTTGAACAGTTTACTGGTTGATGAACTCATCAGTGGGCGTGTGTCACATCGGGCGTTGGAGGAGCCTGTAGTATGAATAACCAATCAAGATTGCATCCACATTACACCTTGCCGGGTGTAATGCATTATTTGCAGACCGAGTTTACCAAAAATGAACGTGATAGAATCACTTGGGAGCTGGAAAGGGCCGAAATGAAAGCCAGGATTGCTCAATTGGAGGGGGAAAACAAGGATCTTCGCTATAAATTGATGAAACTTAATATGCAAACGTCAGGAACCGCAAAAGAGGCAGATACAAAGGATGTGAGTGGGAATGACCTTTCTGAATTACTCAAATCCAAAATGGCAGTGCAGGAGAGCgtcaaagagatcatctACCTATTTAAGAGCCCTGAAATTCCTTCGAGAATTGGCTCCCTGAACGAGGAAAGAGATTCATTGCATGAAATACAAAAGCTCAATTTAAACCAGGACCTGCATAGCATGAAAAAAGAAGAGGCATCGATGAGCCACCTATTACAGGCCAATTTGCATCCGGCAGGGATTCAGCCACAAGCCGTTTATGCTGGAGATTTGAATTCTCGAGACGCAAACTCCGATGCGGCGACGGTAGTGCTTGGATCTGACACAGAGGGAAGCGAATCGCATGACACAAGGCGCCGTCGATCTTCCTCACTCTTTTCCTCCACGAACGTCGCGCCAATGGACGCCACAAAGGACGAAATTGGTCACTTCAAGGAGCCTGCAAAGATATCAAGTTTATTCCAGAGCAACGGCAACGGTAAGAGCGAATCGGCGGCGATTCGTCAGTTGAAGGCCCTTGATAATCAGATAATCTCCTATTCCGAAAACGGCCGCATTGAGCTCTGGAAGATCGATTCGCAACTTCAGATAGGCGAGAGGCCCGACAAGACGTTTGACGT is part of the Torulaspora globosa chromosome 7, complete sequence genome and harbors:
- the OAR1 gene encoding 3-oxoacyl-[acyl-carrier-protein] reductase (NADPH) (ancestral locus Anc_2.585), with the protein product MAKLFPVAVVTGASRGIGKAIVKKLSSEGVSCVALASSRKSISNIKLGDHLHVLHDAQRHRSLAIDFSDWPKWTQIKKHYGIDYQMPKAPLIESNYVASEFGLFDMLRSWSSPENKYYLALLVNCAGITQASLSVRTDPTTMARILNVNLMSCVSLCNMAIKHMVRDRKFVRRNPSIINIGSILGTESSPVVAGTSLYAASKAALNHYSRVLSEEISGLDIAVETVNPGLVPQSDMIKMLDISIQEQLRHSMGPESTSTEKIASIIWDLYTRA
- the TMA19 gene encoding Tma19p (ancestral locus Anc_2.584), with the protein product MLIYKDIFSNDELLSDAYDLKEVDGVIYEADCTMVKVGGDNIDIGANPSAEGGDEDVDDNTEVVNNVVHSFRLQPTGFDKKSFLTYIKGYMKAVKGKLQESNPDAVPTFEKGAQAYVKKVIGSFKDWEFYTGESMDPDAMVIMLNYREDGVTPFVAIWKHGVVEEKI
- the FAR8 gene encoding Far8p (ancestral locus Anc_2.583), which gives rise to MNNQSRLHPHYTLPGVMHYLQTEFTKNERDRITWELERAEMKARIAQLEGENKDLRYKLMKLNMQTSGTAKEADTKDVSGNDLSELLKSKMAVQESVKEIIYLFKSPEIPSRIGSLNEERDSLHEIQKLNLNQDLHSMKKEEASMSHLLQANLHPAGIQPQAVYAGDLNSRDANSDAATVVLGSDTEGSESHDTRRRRSSSLFSSTNVAPMDATKDEIGHFKEPAKISSLFQSNGNGKSESAAIRQLKALDNQIISYSENGRIELWKIDSQLQIGERPDKTFDVVSSSFLDFYWLDARRFLVFDHEGVKLYATRSTSPLDSKEVFKELDFNIANAAEHDFINNRFLFVSTRTIQLLEVSASATSPADGLSMGRSYTIDGEREVISARFGMTEKSLIVLYSDPYELVIYNYQGKVLQRVEISKQLLTTDKIRPSLILNKKSSKLLIALGNRILVYSFDKRKVILNETLKTQPTNIVFKTVRNSMLFGYEDGTVEVRRLNDFTSILRVPVEEHEEATNGKKVTHLDCTSVNSATLIVFGFDDGTIKVQRNPDLLDS